CCATCCGTAAGCCCTTTGGGCAACGGCTGCCGCGAAGCTACGGATGCTTCAAGCGTTGTGACGCAGGAAGCTACGGATAAAGACAGCATGAGTAACTATGCATCTTGTTCTGCGTAATCGCTGTCGCCATTCGTAAGGCTCGTAGACTCGCCAACGACTGCCGCAAAGACAGCAATTGGTTACTAGAGCGACCAGCCTGCTGATGCTTGGCGCAAATCGCATTTTCGGCTGAATGAAAACTTTGAAATGTGAAACATTTCAAAGTTAATCTGCTCTAGTCTCTTTTGTCAGGCACGGCACGCTGCCCCGGCTTCACGCCGGAAGCATCCCTGCCCTGCGCCCGGGTAGCGTCTGGCTTTGAAGCCAGCCGTGCCCAGCCATTATCAGTAGTACCATCGGCATTTGCGCCAGCAGAAGCCGGTCTGTCTGCGGGTGCGGAAGCGGCCGCCCCATCTTCCAGCGGGTCGGGGCCAAAACGGTTGGACCCCACAGTACCCCTGCGTGCGTAAAGGATGAGCAGCCCAAGGCCACTCAGTCCAGCCAGCATGATGCACATATACGCTGACGTGCCAAAGTCAAGATGCAGGGCAAGCCCGCCGAGCGCAGCCAGCCCTATGGGGGCCGCCTGAACCCAGCCGGAAAGGTTGGCGTCGTGCAGGCGGCGGGCAGTCACCGCAAGATGCGGCAACAGCAGCATAAGACTCACAATACCGCTTGTCAGCATGCCTGTCTGTGGC
This DNA window, taken from Desulfovibrio sp. 86, encodes the following:
- a CDS encoding DUF805 domain-containing protein is translated as MDFRTAVRTCLFRKYSDFKGRASRSEFWWFVLFGAIVNSFLGLFSNASPQTGMLTSGIVSLMLLLPHLAVTARRLHDANLSGWVQAAPIGLAALGGLALHLDFGTSAYMCIMLAGLSGLGLLILYARRGTVGSNRFGPDPLEDGAAASAPADRPASAGANADGTTDNGWARLASKPDATRAQGRDASGVKPGQRAVPDKRD